A window of the Corynebacterium minutissimum genome harbors these coding sequences:
- the moaC gene encoding cyclic pyranopterin monophosphate synthase MoaC, whose product MKFTHLNDSGSAYMVDVTEKNPTVRTATAQGEVACSPEVLTALREGNVPKGDVLAVARVAGIAAAKKVPDLLPLAHTIGVHGCAVDIELRDDHVFIEATVRTADRTGVEMEALTAVNVAALALIDMVKGVDRSAYIRRCGITAKSGGRSGEWSRELPGAQEV is encoded by the coding sequence ATGAAGTTCACGCACCTCAACGACTCCGGCTCTGCCTACATGGTGGATGTGACGGAGAAGAACCCCACCGTGCGCACAGCCACCGCCCAAGGTGAGGTGGCCTGTTCCCCGGAGGTCCTCACCGCGCTGCGCGAGGGCAACGTGCCCAAAGGTGACGTCCTCGCCGTGGCCCGCGTGGCCGGCATTGCCGCCGCCAAGAAGGTGCCAGATCTCTTGCCGCTGGCCCACACCATCGGTGTGCATGGTTGTGCCGTGGACATTGAGCTACGCGACGACCATGTGTTCATCGAGGCCACCGTGCGCACCGCCGACCGCACCGGCGTAGAGATGGAAGCGCTCACCGCCGTCAACGTTGCTGCCCTAGCGCTCATTGACATGGTCAAAGGCGTGGACCGATCTGCCTATATCCGGCGCTGCGGCATCACCGCCAAGTCCGGCGGGCGCTCCGGTGAGTGGTCCCGCGAGTTGCCCGGCGCGCAGGAAGTCTAG
- a CDS encoding molybdopterin molybdotransferase MoeA: protein MTTPGTSIEDYFSRLHALIRPVSTERSSVHAGRVLAQTVTARRAIPPQDNSAMDGFLTPPLDKPCALKVVGDVPAGAAPCAPQSGTAVRIMTGGAIPEGFDGLVVPVEDTGVSPGPGPLPEAVTVHRLPTRSHIRRRGSHIACGEEIAQSSSLIDAPLLATLLSSGITSTELYRVPRITVIATGEELLNGQLPDSNGPMLEAILHATGTCDITRLCCGDAPEELRETFDNATQGATGSDLIVTTGGVSAGAFDVVRDVLTEHGERPWFGHVDQRPGAPQGHALWNEVPVVCLPGNPVAAFVSAHLYLTPLLRTLAGLPRPQSVVDRPHLTATAAADFPAASHPLIQPCHLALNGMVTAAPPPGPRMRSHHVGALLDTNAFALITESIAPGNTLTVYPY from the coding sequence ATGACAACGCCTGGCACGAGTATCGAGGACTACTTCTCACGCCTGCATGCCCTTATCCGCCCCGTGTCTACGGAACGAAGCTCGGTGCACGCAGGACGGGTGCTTGCGCAGACCGTTACCGCCCGCCGCGCTATCCCACCGCAGGACAATTCCGCGATGGATGGTTTTCTTACCCCACCCTTGGATAAGCCGTGCGCGCTCAAGGTTGTCGGTGACGTACCCGCGGGCGCTGCACCGTGCGCTCCGCAGTCTGGGACGGCCGTGCGCATCATGACGGGTGGGGCTATCCCCGAGGGCTTTGATGGATTGGTCGTCCCTGTCGAAGATACGGGCGTCTCCCCTGGCCCCGGCCCACTTCCGGAGGCTGTCACCGTTCACCGTCTGCCCACTCGGTCCCATATTCGCCGCCGCGGCTCCCATATTGCCTGCGGTGAGGAGATTGCCCAATCTTCCTCGCTCATCGATGCCCCGCTCCTCGCCACCCTTTTATCCTCCGGCATCACTTCCACCGAGCTCTACCGCGTCCCGCGCATCACTGTCATTGCCACCGGCGAGGAGCTTCTCAACGGCCAACTCCCTGACTCCAACGGCCCCATGCTTGAGGCCATCCTTCACGCCACCGGAACCTGCGACATCACCCGGCTGTGCTGCGGTGATGCCCCAGAGGAGCTGCGAGAAACCTTCGATAACGCTACGCAAGGAGCCACCGGTTCCGATCTCATCGTCACCACGGGCGGAGTGTCCGCCGGGGCCTTCGACGTTGTACGTGATGTGCTCACCGAGCACGGCGAACGCCCCTGGTTCGGTCACGTGGACCAGCGCCCCGGCGCGCCACAAGGCCACGCGCTGTGGAACGAGGTGCCCGTCGTGTGTCTGCCCGGCAACCCTGTCGCGGCATTTGTCTCCGCGCATCTCTACCTCACCCCACTACTGCGAACGCTTGCTGGATTGCCCCGACCGCAAAGCGTTGTGGACCGGCCACACCTCACCGCCACTGCTGCGGCCGATTTCCCCGCGGCCTCGCATCCCCTCATCCAGCCCTGTCATCTCGCCCTCAACGGCATGGTCACCGCAGCCCCACCCCCGGGTCCCCGGATGCGCAGCCATCACGTCGGCGCCCTACTCGACACGAATGCTTTCGCGCTCATTACCGAGTCCATCGCCCCCGGCAACACGCTCACCGTGTATCCCTACTAA
- the moaA gene encoding GTP 3',8-cyclase MoaA, with protein MSDSTPLPLPRIPGAASLPADVPGPSPDGHRALLDRYGRQARDLRVSLTDRCNLRCTYCMPAEGFEWMPTEQTLSDDETIRLIRLAVEKLGIRQVRFTGGEPLLRNSLEKIIAATSALRTDEGIAPSTALTTNGLGLDKRLEELQRAGLDRVNISLDTLDRELYARLTRRDRLPDVLASIDAALAADMAPVKINAVIMPGVNESAILPLARFCLEHGAQLRFIEQMPLGPREEWDRSRMVTAEEILAFLREEFELTPAEETRGSAPAALWEATSRDGSTPPGRIGVIASVTRPFCGNCDRTRLTTDGAVRNCLFGNSETSLRDLMRAGASDDELAAAWAGEMWRKLPGHGVNDEGFLQPDRPMSAIGG; from the coding sequence ATGTCCGATTCCACCCCACTGCCCCTGCCCCGTATCCCCGGTGCGGCTAGCCTTCCTGCTGACGTGCCGGGGCCTAGTCCTGATGGCCACCGCGCGCTTCTTGACCGCTACGGCCGCCAGGCCCGCGACCTGCGTGTGTCTTTGACGGACCGCTGCAATCTGCGCTGCACCTATTGCATGCCGGCCGAGGGCTTTGAGTGGATGCCGACCGAACAGACGCTTAGCGACGACGAAACCATCCGCCTCATCCGCCTCGCCGTGGAGAAGCTCGGAATCCGCCAGGTACGTTTCACCGGCGGTGAGCCACTCCTGCGTAACTCCTTGGAGAAGATCATCGCCGCTACTTCCGCTCTGCGTACCGATGAGGGTATCGCTCCCTCCACTGCGCTGACCACCAACGGTTTAGGGTTGGACAAGCGGCTTGAAGAGCTCCAGCGCGCCGGGCTGGACCGCGTCAACATTTCCCTCGATACCCTTGACCGCGAGCTTTACGCTCGGCTTACCCGGCGCGACCGCCTGCCGGACGTGCTTGCCTCCATCGACGCTGCCCTTGCCGCCGATATGGCCCCGGTGAAAATCAATGCCGTTATCATGCCTGGGGTCAATGAATCTGCCATTCTTCCTCTGGCGCGCTTCTGCCTCGAGCATGGTGCGCAGCTGCGTTTTATTGAGCAGATGCCGCTGGGACCGCGGGAGGAGTGGGACCGCTCCCGCATGGTCACGGCCGAGGAGATTCTTGCTTTCCTGCGCGAGGAGTTCGAGCTCACACCAGCAGAAGAAACCCGCGGCTCGGCCCCTGCCGCGCTGTGGGAGGCTACCTCCCGCGATGGCTCCACCCCACCAGGGCGCATCGGCGTCATCGCTTCTGTTACCCGCCCCTTTTGCGGCAACTGCGACCGCACTCGCCTGACTACTGATGGCGCAGTGCGCAATTGCCTGTTTGGAAATTCGGAGACCTCCCTGCGGGATCTGATGCGTGCCGGCGCCAGCGACGACGAGCTTGCGGCGGCATGGGCCGGGGAGATGTGGCGCAAGCTGCCAGGCCACGGAGTGAATGACGAGGGTTTCCTCCAGCCCGATCGCCCCATGTCCGCCATCGGCGGCTAG
- a CDS encoding long-chain fatty-acid--CoA ligase, translating into MLSTMQDIPLSLTRILEYGSSVHGQTQVITWHSDDPGNEREETTFADIGARAAAFAHALHDTLGVTGDERVGSFMWNCAEHLEVLFGTACKGAVFTPLNKQLMNDQIRHIVNHAEVQVIVADGRLGQQLANVLKGVDCVRAVVFTDVDKLTVPMPQGIEVYSYEELLDGRSTVYDWPTLDEHTAAALCYSTGTTGAPKGVLYSHRALYLEGMQLRASDSLCVTHGETFLCCIPIYHVLSWGVPFAAWMTGTPLVLPDADVSPATLARIIAATSPRVAHGVPTIWIQLFVHYLKHPPERMTLTEIFAGGSPVPPQLIKMWEERYGVDVVHVWGMAETTTVGTVARPPSGASGEARWAYRISQGRFPASLEYRVVNDGHVVNTTDRNAGEIQVRGNLVTGSYYHSPTSEDGGAAHEFRGKNVEDAESKFTADGWLRTGDVGFVNEEGFLTVEDRARDVIRSGGEWIYSVQLENLIMANPAVLECAVIGYPDKQWVERPLAVTVLAAGISPTIETAERLRDAMRSELPSWMLPEYWTFVKSIDKTSVGKFDKKDLRAHLAEGDYNIIRLKGPGESQRLDAEE; encoded by the coding sequence ATGCTCTCCACCATGCAGGATATCCCCCTGTCCCTGACGCGCATCCTGGAGTACGGTTCCTCCGTCCACGGCCAAACCCAGGTCATCACGTGGCATAGTGACGATCCGGGCAATGAGCGCGAGGAAACCACCTTCGCCGACATCGGCGCACGCGCTGCCGCTTTCGCGCATGCGCTGCACGACACGTTGGGGGTTACCGGGGATGAGCGCGTGGGGTCCTTCATGTGGAATTGCGCGGAGCACCTCGAAGTCCTCTTTGGCACGGCCTGCAAAGGCGCGGTGTTTACGCCGCTCAACAAGCAGCTGATGAATGACCAGATTCGGCACATCGTCAACCATGCGGAAGTACAGGTTATTGTCGCCGATGGGCGCCTTGGCCAGCAGCTCGCGAACGTCCTCAAAGGCGTGGACTGCGTGCGCGCGGTGGTCTTCACGGACGTCGATAAGCTCACTGTTCCCATGCCCCAGGGCATCGAAGTCTACAGCTACGAGGAGCTGCTCGATGGCCGCTCGACGGTCTACGACTGGCCCACCTTGGATGAGCACACCGCAGCCGCTCTGTGTTATTCCACCGGCACCACAGGCGCACCCAAAGGCGTGCTCTATTCGCACCGCGCGCTATATCTTGAGGGCATGCAGCTGCGCGCCTCCGATTCGCTGTGTGTGACGCACGGAGAGACCTTCCTGTGCTGCATTCCCATTTATCACGTGCTGAGCTGGGGCGTTCCTTTTGCGGCATGGATGACGGGCACGCCGCTGGTGCTTCCCGACGCCGACGTCTCTCCCGCCACCCTGGCCAGAATCATTGCTGCGACCTCCCCGCGCGTGGCGCATGGCGTGCCCACGATTTGGATTCAGCTCTTTGTGCATTACCTCAAGCACCCACCGGAGCGCATGACTCTCACCGAGATTTTTGCCGGCGGCTCGCCGGTGCCCCCGCAGCTCATCAAGATGTGGGAAGAGCGCTACGGTGTCGACGTGGTGCACGTCTGGGGCATGGCGGAGACTACCACCGTCGGAACCGTTGCGCGCCCGCCTTCAGGTGCTTCCGGCGAAGCGCGCTGGGCCTACCGCATTTCTCAAGGACGCTTCCCCGCCTCCCTGGAATACCGCGTGGTCAATGATGGCCACGTGGTCAACACCACCGACCGCAACGCCGGCGAGATTCAAGTCCGTGGCAACCTCGTTACTGGTTCCTACTATCACTCGCCCACCTCCGAAGACGGCGGTGCCGCCCACGAGTTCCGCGGCAAGAACGTCGAGGACGCCGAGTCCAAGTTCACTGCGGATGGATGGCTGCGCACCGGTGATGTCGGCTTCGTCAACGAGGAGGGCTTCCTCACCGTGGAGGACCGCGCCCGCGATGTCATCCGCTCTGGTGGCGAGTGGATCTATTCAGTCCAGCTGGAAAACCTCATTATGGCCAACCCGGCGGTGCTCGAATGCGCCGTCATCGGCTACCCGGATAAGCAATGGGTTGAGCGCCCACTGGCGGTCACGGTGCTGGCAGCGGGGATTTCCCCCACCATTGAAACCGCCGAGCGTCTGCGCGATGCTATGCGCTCAGAGCTGCCCTCCTGGATGCTGCCGGAGTACTGGACCTTTGTGAAATCCATCGATAAGACCTCCGTGGGCAAGTTCGATAAGAAGGACCTGCGTGCTCACCTGGCTGAAGGTGACTACAACATCATCCGACTTAAGGGCCCGGGTGAATCTCAGCGCCTCGATGCCGAGGAGTAA
- the rho gene encoding transcription termination factor Rho — protein sequence MSDTDKTAAQDLASLKLPELRKLAAERGLRGVSGLRKGDLITALTTGQVPVRAAKASTQAADAPKAPKAEDKTEEKASTPRRAVRKASRPAGSAEEKNHDAQKGAKSNPEQGSDQGSEQGDNNADKGGKNDEQRYESRSQARRARRNRARRQEREAREEAKASGHDDQNNGGQNNSGQDKGNSGNQGGNNDGQSKSEDNQGRHDNGGGNNNGGNNNGGNNRRDNNNRHDDDNNHGGGGRRNRRNRRNRRGRDRDGGGNGGNDLQIREGDEVQIVGGILEVVDNNVAFLRTTGYRAASSDVFVNNNLVRRLGLRSGDALTGKVKVSGPTHTHGNGRNRRKYNQLVEVDTVNGLDPSSAKERPDFAKLTPLYPNQRLRLETDPKILTTRVIDLIMPIGKGQRALIVSPPKAGKTTILQNIANAIAANNPECYLMVVLVDERPEEVTDMQRSVKGEVIASTFDRPPSEHTSVAELAIERAKRLVEQGKDVVVLLDSITRLGRAYNNSSPASGRILSGGVDSNALYPPKRFLGAARNIENGGSLTIIATAMVETGSTGDTVIFEEFKGTGNAELKLDRAISERRIFPAVDVNPSGTRKDELLLVPEEARIMTKLRRILSGLDSFAAIDLLIKQLKKTRSNGEFLMQVASSAPMAADTDEEDYK from the coding sequence GTGAGCGATACGGACAAGACCGCAGCACAGGACTTGGCGTCTCTGAAGCTGCCGGAACTGCGCAAGCTTGCAGCGGAGCGCGGACTCCGCGGCGTTTCCGGACTGCGCAAGGGGGACCTCATTACTGCTCTGACCACTGGCCAGGTTCCGGTGCGTGCCGCGAAGGCGAGCACACAGGCTGCCGACGCCCCGAAGGCTCCGAAGGCAGAGGACAAGACCGAGGAGAAGGCCTCCACGCCACGCCGCGCAGTGCGCAAGGCTTCCCGCCCGGCTGGCTCCGCCGAGGAGAAGAACCATGATGCCCAGAAGGGCGCGAAGAGCAACCCTGAACAGGGCTCCGACCAGGGCTCTGAGCAGGGTGACAACAACGCGGACAAGGGCGGCAAGAACGACGAGCAGCGCTACGAGTCGCGCTCCCAGGCCCGCCGCGCTCGCCGCAACCGTGCCCGCCGCCAGGAGCGCGAGGCGCGCGAAGAGGCTAAGGCTTCCGGTCACGATGACCAGAACAACGGTGGCCAAAACAACAGTGGCCAGGACAAGGGCAATTCTGGCAACCAGGGCGGCAACAACGATGGCCAGAGCAAGTCGGAGGACAACCAGGGCCGCCACGACAATGGTGGCGGCAACAACAACGGTGGTAACAATAACGGCGGCAACAACCGTCGTGACAACAACAACCGCCACGATGACGACAACAACCACGGTGGTGGCGGACGTCGCAACCGCCGTAACCGCCGAAACCGTCGCGGCCGTGACCGTGATGGCGGCGGCAATGGCGGTAACGACCTGCAGATCCGCGAGGGCGATGAGGTGCAGATCGTCGGCGGCATCCTCGAGGTTGTGGACAACAACGTAGCCTTCCTGCGCACCACGGGCTACCGCGCAGCGAGCTCCGATGTCTTTGTCAACAACAACCTCGTGCGCCGCCTGGGCCTGCGCTCCGGCGATGCGCTGACGGGCAAGGTCAAGGTTTCTGGCCCGACCCACACGCACGGCAACGGCCGCAACCGCCGCAAGTACAACCAGCTGGTGGAGGTCGACACCGTCAATGGTCTCGATCCGTCGAGCGCCAAGGAGCGTCCGGACTTCGCCAAGCTCACCCCGCTCTATCCGAACCAGCGTCTGCGCCTAGAGACGGATCCGAAGATCCTCACCACCCGCGTCATTGACCTCATCATGCCGATTGGTAAGGGCCAGCGCGCGCTCATTGTCTCCCCGCCGAAGGCCGGTAAGACGACGATTCTGCAGAACATCGCCAACGCGATTGCTGCCAATAACCCGGAGTGCTACCTCATGGTCGTTCTCGTTGACGAGCGCCCTGAAGAGGTCACCGACATGCAGCGCAGCGTTAAGGGTGAGGTCATTGCCTCCACCTTCGACCGCCCGCCGTCAGAGCACACCTCCGTGGCGGAGCTGGCCATCGAGCGCGCCAAGCGCCTGGTGGAGCAGGGCAAGGACGTCGTCGTCCTGCTCGATTCCATTACTCGCCTGGGCCGTGCCTACAACAACTCCTCGCCGGCTTCCGGTCGCATTCTCTCCGGTGGTGTGGACTCCAACGCTCTCTACCCGCCGAAGCGTTTCCTCGGTGCTGCCCGCAACATCGAGAACGGCGGCTCGCTGACCATCATCGCTACCGCGATGGTGGAGACCGGCTCCACCGGTGACACCGTCATCTTCGAGGAGTTCAAGGGCACCGGCAACGCTGAACTGAAGCTGGACCGCGCCATTTCTGAGCGCCGTATCTTCCCGGCTGTGGACGTCAACCCGTCCGGTACCCGCAAGGACGAGCTCCTGCTCGTCCCGGAGGAAGCGCGCATCATGACGAAGCTGCGTCGCATCCTCTCTGGCCTGGACTCCTTCGCCGCCATCGACCTGCTCATCAAGCAGCTCAAGAAGACCCGCTCCAACGGTGAGTTCCTCATGCAGGTGGCGTCCTCTGCGCCTATGGCGGCAGATACTGACGAGGAGGACTACAAGTAA
- the prfA gene encoding peptide chain release factor 1, giving the protein MSNQVSLVDDIVSEYQGIEMQMADPEVAGDQSQFRKLSKRYAELRPIVAVNDELVQARQDLADAKEMAYEDHEFQPEVDRLEPLVVELEEKLADLLAPRDEQDSEDIIMEIKAGAGGEEAALFAGDLARMYERFADKAGFQWEVLGLNESDLGGVKDMSISFKSKTPSRDGAWSVFKFEGGVHRVQRIPVTESQGRIQTSAAGVLVYPEPEEVEAVNIDDKDIRVDVYRSSGKGGQGVNTTDSAVRITHLPTGLVVTCQKERSQIQNKARALQVLQARLDQMEREAREAEAGEQRASQVRTMDRSERIRTYNWPENRITDHRIGYKANNLDAVLNGDMHELIEALQAQERAERLEAEG; this is encoded by the coding sequence ATGTCGAACCAGGTTTCCCTCGTTGACGATATTGTCTCCGAGTACCAGGGCATCGAAATGCAGATGGCTGACCCGGAGGTAGCCGGTGATCAGTCCCAGTTCCGCAAGCTCTCTAAGCGCTACGCTGAGCTGCGCCCTATCGTCGCCGTGAATGACGAGTTGGTCCAGGCACGCCAGGACCTGGCCGATGCCAAGGAGATGGCCTACGAGGACCACGAGTTTCAGCCTGAGGTAGATCGCCTCGAGCCGCTTGTCGTGGAGCTGGAAGAAAAGCTCGCCGACCTGCTTGCGCCACGCGATGAGCAGGACTCCGAGGACATCATCATGGAGATTAAGGCCGGTGCCGGTGGTGAAGAGGCAGCTCTCTTCGCCGGCGACTTGGCCCGCATGTATGAGCGCTTTGCTGATAAGGCCGGCTTCCAGTGGGAGGTTTTGGGTCTCAACGAGTCGGATTTGGGCGGCGTGAAGGATATGTCCATCTCCTTCAAGTCCAAGACCCCGTCGCGCGACGGCGCTTGGAGCGTGTTCAAGTTTGAGGGCGGAGTGCACCGCGTGCAGCGTATCCCGGTAACGGAGTCCCAGGGTCGCATCCAGACCTCGGCTGCCGGCGTTCTGGTCTACCCGGAGCCGGAAGAAGTCGAAGCAGTCAACATCGATGACAAGGATATCCGCGTCGACGTGTACCGTTCCTCCGGTAAGGGCGGCCAGGGCGTGAACACCACTGACTCCGCCGTGCGTATTACCCATCTGCCGACTGGCCTGGTGGTGACGTGTCAGAAGGAGCGTTCCCAGATCCAGAACAAGGCGCGTGCCCTGCAGGTGCTGCAGGCTCGCCTCGACCAGATGGAGCGCGAGGCCCGTGAGGCCGAGGCCGGCGAGCAGCGCGCCTCCCAGGTGCGCACTATGGACCGTTCCGAGCGCATCCGTACCTATAACTGGCCGGAGAACCGTATTACCGATCACCGCATTGGTTACAAGGCCAACAACCTGGACGCGGTGCTCAACGGCGATATGCACGAGCTCATTGAGGCTCTCCAGGCCCAGGAGCGTGCCGAGCGCCTTGAGGCTGAGGGCTAA
- the prmC gene encoding peptide chain release factor N(5)-glutamine methyltransferase, whose translation MTFHTYQEALRDAAGRLRAAGVPSPEWDARVLAAHLIHCGHMDIPMGQEPIPGFDVAYGALVGRREAREPLQHILGHAWFGPLELEVGPGVFIPRPETEVLADYAVGLLKNSDAEDSRVVDLCTGSGALALYVAHSLPRAQVWGVELSDASLAYAQRNAARYTPELQLVQGDVTDPQVLSELDGTVDLVLTNPPYVPETPNLEPEVYQDPHEAVFGGADGMDTITAMIPTIARLLRPGGRVGLEHDDETSHQVQEAFRAHGGFEQVDILHDLTGTARFVTAVRGVQ comes from the coding sequence GTGACGTTTCACACCTATCAGGAGGCGCTTCGCGATGCCGCGGGGCGCCTTCGCGCTGCCGGTGTCCCCTCACCGGAGTGGGACGCACGTGTGCTTGCCGCGCACCTCATCCACTGCGGTCACATGGACATTCCCATGGGACAGGAGCCCATCCCGGGCTTCGACGTGGCCTATGGGGCGCTGGTGGGGCGTCGTGAAGCGCGCGAGCCCCTCCAACACATCCTGGGCCACGCGTGGTTTGGTCCGCTCGAACTCGAGGTGGGGCCTGGCGTGTTCATTCCGCGTCCAGAGACGGAGGTGCTTGCCGACTATGCCGTCGGACTTCTTAAGAATTCCGACGCGGAGGACAGTCGCGTCGTTGACCTGTGTACGGGGTCCGGGGCGCTGGCGCTCTATGTCGCGCACTCCCTGCCCCGGGCACAGGTGTGGGGCGTGGAGCTTTCCGACGCCTCCCTGGCCTACGCCCAGCGCAACGCAGCACGTTATACCCCTGAACTTCAGTTGGTTCAGGGCGATGTGACCGACCCACAGGTCCTTTCCGAGTTGGATGGCACCGTGGACCTCGTGCTCACCAATCCGCCCTACGTGCCCGAAACCCCTAACCTGGAGCCGGAGGTGTACCAGGACCCCCACGAGGCCGTCTTTGGTGGGGCAGACGGGATGGACACCATCACCGCCATGATTCCCACCATCGCGCGCCTGTTGCGCCCAGGCGGGCGGGTAGGCCTTGAGCACGATGATGAGACTTCCCACCAGGTCCAGGAAGCATTCCGCGCACATGGCGGATTCGAGCAGGTCGACATACTTCATGACCTCACAGGTACCGCGCGGTTTGTGACGGCCGTGCGCGGAGTACAGTAG
- a CDS encoding L-threonylcarbamoyladenylate synthase yields the protein MQGQIFNCADAAERKEGMELAVKAAKSGRLVVMPTDTLYGLGCDAFDNDAVASLLATKHRGPDMPVPVLVGSWDTVKGLVARLDDTAQNLIEAFWPGGLSIVVEQAPSLPWNLGDTRGTVMLRMPLHPIAIELLREVGPMAVSSANISGHQPPTTAIAAKQQLGKAVTVYLDGGEAEIGKPSTIIDLSGPHPYLLREGALTAEEIADVIGVTPESLRTRPTAQN from the coding sequence ATGCAGGGACAGATTTTTAACTGCGCGGATGCAGCCGAGCGCAAAGAAGGCATGGAGCTTGCAGTCAAGGCCGCTAAGTCTGGGCGTCTCGTGGTCATGCCTACCGATACCCTTTACGGGCTGGGCTGTGATGCCTTCGATAATGACGCTGTGGCCAGTCTCCTCGCCACCAAACATCGCGGGCCCGATATGCCGGTACCGGTGCTGGTGGGCTCGTGGGATACCGTCAAGGGCCTCGTGGCACGGTTGGATGACACCGCCCAGAACCTCATCGAGGCGTTCTGGCCGGGAGGGCTGTCGATCGTCGTCGAACAGGCTCCGTCGCTGCCCTGGAACCTGGGGGATACGCGTGGCACGGTGATGCTGCGTATGCCGCTTCACCCCATCGCCATTGAGCTGTTGCGCGAGGTCGGCCCCATGGCTGTCTCCTCAGCGAATATCTCCGGCCACCAGCCACCGACGACCGCCATCGCTGCCAAGCAGCAGCTGGGCAAAGCCGTAACGGTCTACCTCGATGGTGGGGAAGCAGAGATTGGCAAGCCTTCGACCATCATCGATCTTTCCGGCCCGCACCCATATCTGCTGCGCGAGGGAGCATTGACGGCTGAAGAGATCGCTGACGTTATTGGCGTGACCCCAGAATCCCTGCGCACGCGCCCGACGGCACAGAACTAA
- a CDS encoding MraY family glycosyltransferase, translating to MAGTGVPLRELALVIFVAAAFTYLSTGLVRTFLVRTGRVAEIRLRDSHSQPTPQLGGVAMFTGFATAVYLAGQLPALTRGFMPVTPEMNAVLWSAAAIVLVGVVDDLIELSAIVKLVGQLVAAALMSGLGLTWTLLFLPFGDGTTVILDQVQSTLLTVFFTVLLINAINFVDGLDGLAAGLGMIAGGAILIFSLTVLHDQGGAVSAYPPAIIAAALVGVCAGFLPHNFEPSRIFMGDSGAMLIGLLLAAASTSASGKINMSLYGTVDMVALMSPLIVVIAAVFIPVLDLVWAVIRRVSQGRSPFAADKAHIHHRLLSLGHTHRRTVLVLYLWVSAVAFGAVSFSIVPAPVAVALAVLALVGAFVVTLIPLRQGKIGRKSRPTSVVLETDPS from the coding sequence GTGGCAGGAACAGGCGTGCCGCTGCGCGAATTGGCCTTGGTCATCTTCGTCGCGGCTGCATTTACGTATCTCAGCACCGGTCTGGTGCGTACTTTTCTCGTGCGCACGGGCCGAGTAGCGGAGATTCGCCTGCGCGATAGCCACTCGCAACCTACTCCGCAGTTGGGCGGCGTGGCCATGTTTACCGGCTTTGCCACGGCAGTCTATCTGGCGGGCCAGCTTCCAGCCTTGACTCGCGGCTTTATGCCCGTAACCCCGGAGATGAACGCTGTGCTCTGGTCGGCTGCGGCCATTGTGCTAGTCGGAGTGGTTGATGACCTGATAGAGCTGAGTGCGATAGTTAAACTTGTGGGCCAACTGGTCGCCGCTGCGCTCATGAGCGGTTTGGGCCTGACGTGGACGTTGCTCTTTCTGCCGTTTGGTGATGGAACTACGGTCATCCTCGACCAAGTCCAGAGCACACTCTTGACTGTGTTCTTTACAGTGCTTCTCATCAACGCCATCAACTTCGTTGACGGCCTGGACGGTTTGGCCGCTGGCCTCGGCATGATTGCTGGTGGCGCTATCCTCATCTTTTCGCTCACAGTGCTCCATGACCAAGGTGGGGCAGTGTCGGCGTACCCGCCGGCGATCATTGCTGCCGCGCTCGTGGGAGTGTGCGCCGGCTTCTTGCCGCATAACTTCGAGCCCTCACGCATCTTTATGGGCGATAGCGGCGCGATGCTCATCGGCTTGCTGCTGGCGGCTGCATCCACCTCAGCTTCAGGCAAAATCAACATGTCACTGTATGGAACGGTGGACATGGTAGCGCTCATGTCACCGCTGATTGTGGTCATCGCAGCGGTCTTTATTCCAGTCCTGGACCTTGTCTGGGCCGTTATTCGCCGCGTTTCCCAAGGGCGCTCGCCTTTCGCGGCGGACAAGGCGCATATCCATCACCGCTTGCTGTCGTTGGGGCATACGCACCGCCGGACGGTACTCGTGCTGTACTTGTGGGTCTCAGCGGTGGCGTTTGGCGCGGTGTCTTTTTCCATCGTTCCCGCGCCCGTTGCGGTGGCACTAGCCGTGCTTGCCCTCGTTGGCGCCTTTGTTGTGACCCTCATTCCGCTGCGCCAGGGCAAGATTGGGCGTAAGTCTCGTCCGACGAGCGTGGTGCTCGAAACGGATCCCTCCTGA